Proteins encoded in a region of the Mixophyes fleayi isolate aMixFle1 chromosome 5, aMixFle1.hap1, whole genome shotgun sequence genome:
- the LOC142158139 gene encoding E3 ubiquitin-protein ligase UHRF1-like produces the protein MWIQVRTMDGRETHRIDSLSKLTKVEDLRLRIQEVFGVEMDRQRLFYRGKQMEDGHTLFDYSVGLNDIVQLMLRQVPVSVPVTEESEETPMSETEPEEQPHEEPVPAEHTDLGLYRIQQLVDARDLHMGAWFEAQVVNVTQGSGARADGVTPDDLIYHIKYDDYPENGVVQLTDKDVRPRARTTLQWHQLAVGQVVMVNYNPDDPGERGYWYDAEILRKKENKTNKELFAKLSLGDAGDSLDNCKIVFVDEIFKIEEAGAPAPPVTVSPEKRHNGPQCKYCKDDPKTKCRMCACHVCGGKQDPAKQLLCDECDMAFHMYCLHPPLSVLPQDDDWYCPDCRNDASEVVLAGEKLKESKKKSKMASASSSSQRDWGKGMACMGRSRECTIVPSNHYGPIPGVPVGTMWKFRVQVSEAGVHRPHVAGIHGRSNDGSYSLVLAGGYEDDVDDGTEFTYTGSGGRDLSGNKRTAEQSCDQKLTNMNRALALNCAAPINDKQGSVAKDWRAGKPVRVVRNAKGKKHSKYAPEEGNRYDGIYKVVKYYPEKGKSGFLVWRYLLKRDDDEPAPWTKEGKERVKKLGLTMQYPEGYLESMANKEREKENNADSDELENPSKGKRKRKSAVNDDDDDTSEVSPKKTKVELYKLTPEQKALVKKDELNVKLWNEVMSFLKEGPKFISKVEETFLCICCQEVVYEPITTECLHNICKSCLDRSFKASVHSCPACRYDLGKNYNMCVNKPLQAILIQLLPGYERGR, from the coding sequence ATGTGGATCCAGGTGCGCACCATGGACGGCCGGGAGACTCACCGCATTGACTCCCTGTCCAAGCTGACCAAGGTGGAGGACCTGCGGCTGCGGATCCAGGAGGTGTTCGGGGTGGAGATGGACAGGCAGCGGCTCTTCTACCGGGGGAAGCAGATGGAGGACGGGCACACGCTGTTTGATTACAGCGTCGGTCTGAATGACATTGTCCAGCTGATGCTGCGCCAAGTCCCGGTGTCCGTCCCGGTAACGGAGGAGAGTGAGGAGACCCCGATGTCCGAGACGGAGCCCGAGGAGCAGCCCCATGAAGAGCCGGTCCCCGCTGAGCACACAGACCTCGGCTTGTACCGGATCCAGCAGCTGGTGGACGCCCGGGACCTGCACATGGGCGCCTGGTTTGAGGCTCAGGTGGTGAATGTGACCCAGGGAAGCGGCGCCCGGGCTGATGGGGTGACCCCAGATGACCTCATCTACCATATCAAGTATGATGACTACCCTGAGAACGGGGTCGTCCAGCTGACGGACAAGGATGTGCGACCCCGAGCCCGGACCACCCTACAGTGGCACCAGCTGGCAGTGGGGCAAGTGGTCATGGTGAATTATAACCCGGATGATCCCGGTGAGAGGGGCTACTGGTATGATGCAGAGATCCTgaggaagaaagaaaataaaactaaCAAAGAACTGTTTGCTAAGCTCTCATTGGGGGATGCAGGGGACTCCCTGGATAACTGCAAGATTGTATTTGTGGATGAGATATTTAAGATTGAGGAGGCTGGTGCTCCAGCCCCGCCTGTCACTGTCTCCCCTGAAAAACGTCACAATGGCCCACAATGCAAATACTGCAAGGATGATCCAAAAACCAAATGCCGCATGTGTGCCTGTCATGTATGTGGGGGTAAACAAGACCCTGCAAAGCAGCTGCTGTGTGATGAGTGTGACATGGCCTTCCATATGTATTGTCTTCATCCACCCCTTTCTGTTCTCCCCCAGGATGATGACTGGTACTGTCCAGATTGTAGAAATGATGCCAGTGAAGTTGTATTAGCGggtgagaaactaaaggagagcAAAAAGAAATCCAAAATGGCATCTGCCAGCTCTTCATCACAAAGGGACTGGGGCAAAGGGATGGCATGTATGGGGCGCTCCAGAGAATGCACAATTGTTCCATCTAATCACTATGGTCCAATACCTGGAGTACCAGTTGGTACAATGTGGAAATTTCGAGTTCAGGTGAGTGAGGCTGGCGTGCACAGGCCCCATGTGGCTGGTATCCACGGAAGAAGCAATGATGGTTCATATTCCCTAGTGCTGGCAGGAGGGTATGAGGATGACGTGGATGATGGGACTGAATTTACCTACACTGGGAGTGGTGGTCGTGACCTTTCTGGCAACAAGCGCACAGCGGAGCAGTCATGTGACCAGAAACTAACCAACATGAACAGAGCTCTAGCCCTAAACTGCGCAGCTCCTATCAATGACAAACAAGGATCTGTAGCTAAGGACTGGCGAGCTGGTAAACCTGTGCGTGTTGTACGCAATGCCAAGGGCAAGAAACACAGCAAATATGCCCCAGAAGAAGGCAATAGATATGATGGAATCTACAAGGTAGTAAAGTATTATCCTGAAAAGGGAAAGTCTGGGTTTCTTGTGTGGCGCTATCTACTCAAGAGAGATGATGATGAACCTGCCCCATGGACCAAAGAAGGCAAAGAACGTGTAAAAAAACTGGGCCTCACCATGCAATATCCTGAGGGTTACTTGGAATCTATGGctaataaagagagagagaaagaaaacaatgcagattcaGATGAACTGGAAAATCCTAGCAAAGGCAAAAGAAAGAGGAAGTCTGCAGTAAATGATGACGACGATGACACATCTGAGGTATCTCCTAAGAAAACTAAAGTGGAATTGTACAAACTGACTCCAGAGCAAAAAGCTTTGGTTAAAAAGGATGAGCTGAATGTCAAATTATGGAATGAAGTAATGTCATTTCTTAAAGAGGGGCCCAAATTTATAAGCAAAGTGGAAGAGACCTTCCTATGCATCTGCTGCCAAGAGGTGGTATATGAGCCCATCACAACTGAGTGTCTGCACAATATTTGCAAGAGCTGCCTTGACCGATCCTTTAAAGCCTCTGTGCACAGTTGTCCTGCATGCAGATATGACCTGGGCAAAAACTACAACATGTGTGTGAACAAGCCGCTGCAAGCCATTCTCATCCAGCTCCTCCCTGGCTATGAAAGAGGACGGTAA